In Sander vitreus isolate 19-12246 chromosome 12, sanVit1, whole genome shotgun sequence, the following proteins share a genomic window:
- the LOC144526138 gene encoding uncharacterized protein LOC144526138, translated as MATCIPFQTQLSSIMEVLVKAAVTEISKLVDDKCAFLHLEISRKQSENDMLKRKLLMMENKNAQLQRGFENYMDRGTDVGNCPHPTGDIKFPDIEDATVSFTIKEESPDEMLWISDSAGPIGSAVHYRTGNAPESQQFEEDRPLNHSEIATRKSSEFGDLYNSGHAGDIGGPQFTVKTEKEEDRSRFGQDGCQHGAGKHTQLAADFSVDDRENQLWTSIIEGNDIDAGFPDFSSVVEEYSNTFPDHSDVHVVSNAAKSAGVQQLSSQRPCNGIYSSEYQKDVPQLSSFQPRAQAGLLQPDRQKEQGYSQRNPSHVGHARQPDEHTEREGAAGDRPAVSRPHNTLTTGSFKALSGTSRGYSCSHCGKTFGRLHQFKLHQQSHKRKRAFWCTVCGKSFQCSSHLSIHHRTHTGEKPYGCGQCGKRFTQQSSLRVHQRTHSGERPYSCSLCGKSFILMHHLKRHRIIHTYS; from the exons ATGGCGACGTGCATTCCCTTTCAAACCCAGCTATCCTCTATAATGGAGGTTTTGGTTAAAGCAGCAGTGACAGAGATATCTAAACTAGTCGATGACAAATGTGCGTTTTTGCATCTCGAAATATCCCGAAAGCAAAGCGAGAATGATATGCTGAAAAGGAAATTACTAATGATGGAGAACAAAAATGCACAGCTGCAGCGCGGCTTTG AAAACTACATGGACAGAGGAACTGATGTGGGGAACTGTCCGCATCCTACAGGAGATATTAAG TTTCCTGATATTGAAGACGCCACGGTTTCGTTCACAATAAAAGAAGAGAGTCCAGATGAGATGCTGTGGATCAGTGATTCTGCTGGACCGATCG GTTCTGCTGTACATTACCGCACGGGTAATGCTCCGGAGAGCCAGCAGTTTGAAGAGGACCGTCCGCTAAACCATTCCGAGATAGCCACAAGAAAATCATCCGAGTTCGGTGACTTGTATAACTCTGGTCATGCGGGAGACATCGGCGGCCCTCAGTTCACCGTCaagacagagaaggaggaggaccGATCCCGATTCGGCCAGGATGGATGCCAGCACGGCGCGGGGAAGCACACTCAACTTGCTGCCGACTTTTCCGTGGACGATCGAGAGAATCAGCTCTGGACGTCCATAATCGAAGGGAATGACATCGATGCCGGCTTCCCTGACTTTTCCAGTGTGGTAGAGGAGTATTCCAACACATTCCCGGACCATTCGGATGTTCACGTGGTTTCTAACGCCGCCAAGTCTGCCGGCGTGCAGCAGTTGTCCTCTCAGAGGCCGTGCAACGGGATCTACAGCAGTGAGTATCAGAAGGACGTCCCACAGTTGTCCAGTTTTCAACCCAGAGCTCAGGCTGGCCTGCTGCAGCCGGACAGGCAGAAGGAACAAGGGTACTCGCAGAGAAACCCCTCACATGTTGGACACGCGAGGCAGCCGGACGAGCACACTGAGAGGGAGGGTGCGGCTGGAGATAGACCGGCCGTCAGTCGCCCGCACAACACTTTGACAACAGGCAGCTTCAAAGCTCTCTCGGGCACGTCGCGAGGCTACTCCTGCTCGCACTGCGGGAAGACGTTCGGCCGCCTGCACCAGTTCAAGCTGCACCAGCAGAGCCACAAGAGGAAGCGGGCGTTCTGGTGCACGGTGTGCGGGAAGAGCTTCCAGTGTTCGTCCCACCTCAGCATACACCACCGGACGCACACGGGCGAGAAGCCGTACGGCTGCGGGCAGTGCGGGAAGCGGTTCACGCAGCAGAGCAGCCTGAGGGTCCACCAGCGCACGCACAGCGGGGAGCGGCCCTACAGCTGCTCGCTCTGCGGGAAAAGCTTCATCCTGATGCACCATCTGAAACGCCACAGAATCATTCACACATACAGCTGA